One window from the genome of Entelurus aequoreus isolate RoL-2023_Sb linkage group LG04, RoL_Eaeq_v1.1, whole genome shotgun sequence encodes:
- the LOC133648453 gene encoding cell growth regulator with RING finger domain protein 1-like isoform X1, with translation MAGSFLVTLYEYSPLFYISVVSLCFLVTAAMVLGWFGFDVPVILRSSEDTDFLPSPEKQMVQVTNPFSLEMGSGRASVADGVQLKPRCLEPCVLSCFWGCEVGALQEALQGRARLSTPQHFQEALRHRYLHCQSFDVSSADQKEHHTHIPADQGITDLGPLPRQRYPLVAVLTLAEQEARDSYNFVSSVTVVHVPDEKYKMSARILFQYLLTSQGSMYDLKPLFMSANSMGDSDLNELPGAPEEEEANRMSSSVLEEEEEDDWSEGRGRDCVVCQNASVNRVLLPCRHACVCNSCACRFQHCPICRAFILESFALTLPPSQL, from the exons ATGGCAGGAAGCTTCCTAGTAACATTGTATGAGTACTCACCACTCTTTTATATTAGCGTGGTTTCTTTGTGTTTTTTAGTTACCGCCGCTATGGTGCTCGGCTG GTTTGGCTTTGACGTCCCAGTGATTCTACGCAGCTCTGAGGACACAGACTTCCTACCCAGCCCCGAAAAGCAAATGGTTCAGGTCACCAACCCCTTTTCCCTGGAGATGGGCTCTGGACGTGCCTCCGTTGCCG ACGGTGTGCAGTTGAAGCCGCGTTGTTTGGAGCCCTGTGTCCTTAGCTGCTTCTGGGGCTGCGAGGTCGGTGCCCTGCAGGAAGCCCTGCAGGGGCGAGCCAGGCTCAGTACACCCCAACATTTCCAGGAAGCACTGCGTCACCGCTACCTTCACTGCCAGAGCTTCGA TGTCAGCAGTGCAGACCAAAAGGAACATCACACACACATACCAGCTGATCAGGGAATCACTGATTTGGGCCCGTTGCCCAGGCAACGCTATCCGCTTGTGGCGGTGCTGACCTTGGCGGAACAAGAAGCCAGAGATAGTTACAACTTT GTGTCCAGTGTGACTGTTGTTCACGTGCCTGATGAGAAATACAAAATGTCTGCAAGGATCCTCTTTCAGTACCTCCTCACCTCTCAAGGGAGCATGTATGACTTAAAG CCTCTCTTCATGTCAGCTAACTCCATGGGGGACTCTGACCTAAACGAGCTCCCCGGTGCGCCTGAGGAGGAGGAGGCCAACAGGATGTCATCATCTGTGCttgaagaggaggaagaggacgaCTGGTCTGAGGGGCGCGGCAGAGACTGTGTGGTGTGTCAGAATGCGTCCGTCAACAGAGTCCTGCTGCCCTGCAGACACGCATGCGTGTGCAACAGCTGTGCGTGTCGCTTCCAACACTGTCCCATCTGTAGGGCCTTCATCCTGGAGTCCTTCGCCCTCACGCTGCCTCCGTCTCAACTCTGA
- the LOC133648453 gene encoding cell growth regulator with RING finger domain protein 1-like isoform X2, whose product MVQVTNPFSLEMGSGRASVADGVQLKPRCLEPCVLSCFWGCEVGALQEALQGRARLSTPQHFQEALRHRYLHCQSFDVSSADQKEHHTHIPADQGITDLGPLPRQRYPLVAVLTLAEQEARDSYNFVSSVTVVHVPDEKYKMSARILFQYLLTSQGSMYDLKPLFMSANSMGDSDLNELPGAPEEEEANRMSSSVLEEEEEDDWSEGRGRDCVVCQNASVNRVLLPCRHACVCNSCACRFQHCPICRAFILESFALTLPPSQL is encoded by the exons ATGGTTCAGGTCACCAACCCCTTTTCCCTGGAGATGGGCTCTGGACGTGCCTCCGTTGCCG ACGGTGTGCAGTTGAAGCCGCGTTGTTTGGAGCCCTGTGTCCTTAGCTGCTTCTGGGGCTGCGAGGTCGGTGCCCTGCAGGAAGCCCTGCAGGGGCGAGCCAGGCTCAGTACACCCCAACATTTCCAGGAAGCACTGCGTCACCGCTACCTTCACTGCCAGAGCTTCGA TGTCAGCAGTGCAGACCAAAAGGAACATCACACACACATACCAGCTGATCAGGGAATCACTGATTTGGGCCCGTTGCCCAGGCAACGCTATCCGCTTGTGGCGGTGCTGACCTTGGCGGAACAAGAAGCCAGAGATAGTTACAACTTT GTGTCCAGTGTGACTGTTGTTCACGTGCCTGATGAGAAATACAAAATGTCTGCAAGGATCCTCTTTCAGTACCTCCTCACCTCTCAAGGGAGCATGTATGACTTAAAG CCTCTCTTCATGTCAGCTAACTCCATGGGGGACTCTGACCTAAACGAGCTCCCCGGTGCGCCTGAGGAGGAGGAGGCCAACAGGATGTCATCATCTGTGCttgaagaggaggaagaggacgaCTGGTCTGAGGGGCGCGGCAGAGACTGTGTGGTGTGTCAGAATGCGTCCGTCAACAGAGTCCTGCTGCCCTGCAGACACGCATGCGTGTGCAACAGCTGTGCGTGTCGCTTCCAACACTGTCCCATCTGTAGGGCCTTCATCCTGGAGTCCTTCGCCCTCACGCTGCCTCCGTCTCAACTCTGA